In the Thermodesulfovibrionales bacterium genome, AACTGAGATTTGAGATTCTGGATTTCGGTCTTAATTCAAAGAAGTCTGACGAATGGTGAATGGTGAAAATCTTCCCATTGCAAAAACCGACGCGTTTTCGTTATGATTAACACAGGGAGACACTGTGTTAAGAGAGAAAGTTGAAGAGGTACTTGAGAAAATCAGGTACGGTCTCAAGTCTGAAGGCGGTGATATAGAGCTTGTGGACATTAAGGGCGACGTGCTTTACGTGAGGCTCAAAGGGAGCTGCAGCACCTGTCCCATGTCTTATCTCACGATGAAGAACTGGGTCGAGTCCAATATCAAGAAAGATATCCCTGAGATAACCTCCGTACAGACAGTATGAAGAACATCACGCACAGAAAAGAGATCAGCCATTTCTTCCTCTTTTTTGTCCTGGTGAGCCTATCCCTTTTTTCATTTTGTCTCTCACTTGTCGAAGCAGCTGAAAAGGTTTCGGTCAAGGACATACGTTCCTGGTCTTCTCAGGGCTACACGAGGGTAGTTGTCGAGCTGTCCAGTCCCGTTGAGTTTACCAAAAACCGCCTCTCGAATCCTGACAGGCTTTACTTTGATCTCAGGCATGCGAAAATAACCAGGGAAATAAAGACAAGGCTCCCTGTGGGCGACGGTACCCTAAGGGTTATCAGGGCAGGGCAGTTTGACGGTGACACCGTTAGGATTGTCCTTGATCTCGAAACTATCGAAAACTATAAGGCCTTTTACCTGGATGATCCGAACAAGCTTATCATTGATGTGTACGCGAAGAGGCCTGCAGAAAGGGTGGTCCTTTCGAGGAAGGTGATCGTCCTCGATCCCGGACACGGCGGCCATGACTCTGGCGCCATTGGCAGGAACGGTCTGCAGGAGAAGGATGTTGTCCTCGACATAGCGCTGAAGGTGAGAGAACTGCTCGCCGCAGAGCCGAACCTCGAAATCGTTCTTACCCGGGAGACAGATGTCTTTATCCCCCTCCCTGAAAGGACGGCCATGGCCATGAAAAGAGATGCCGACCTCTTCGTATCGATCCATGCGAACGCGAGTCCCAATAGGGCTGCGCGGGGAATAGAGACCTACCTTCTCAACTGGACAAACCAGGAAGAGGCGATTCGGGTTTCGGCAAGGGAGAACTACATTTCGGTCAGGACCATGAAGGACCGGATGGAGAAATTCCGGAGAGACAATGAGCTCGATATCATAAAGAGCGATCTCAGGAGGCAGCATAACAATGAAGAGTCGGTTGCCCTCGCAAATTATGTTCAGAACGCGCTTTATACGGATGTTTCGAAGGTGCACAAGAGAACGGCTAACCTTGGCGTGAAGGGAGCGCTCTTTTTTGTCCTCTTCGGAATAGAGATGCCGTCGATCCTTACTGAAGTCTCCTTCATCAGCAACCCTGAGGAGGAAAAACTGCTCTCGACAGAATCATACCGCTTGGCCCTTGCAAATTCGATTGCCTCGGGTATTAAAATATACCTTTCATCATTGTCTCCCACCCAAAAGATCGCTTCTTCCAAGCCTTCCGCGCAAAAGATCGCCTATTCCAGAAAAAGGTAACAATCGATGGTCCTCATTGTTCTCTATGTTCTGTTGGCGGCCAGCCTTTTTTTTGTCTCCAGCCTTTTCTATCACACTGCTGTGGCGGCCTCTGTTTCGTTCTTCCTCCTCTTCATCCCCTTTGGACGGGTCAGGGGAGGGTTTATTCCGATCTGCCTCTTCCTTGTCTTTACCTTTTGCGGCAATCTCTTTTTCCATCATGGCAGGATACTGTATGACAACGGGATCTTTTCGATTACCGATGAGGGGCTGGCTATCGCCGAAATCAGGACGTTGAGGGTATTTTCGATGATCTATGGAGCAAAGATCATCACGTCGGTCCTCTCCGTCGACGAGATGATCTCGGGTATGGACAGACTGCTCGGCCCTCTCGAAAAAACCGGTATCCCGGTTAAGGAGTTCTTCGCGATTATGGGGTTAACCATGAAATCATTCCCCCTGTTGACTGCCCACCTCTCAAAGACTTACCGCGAAGAGAGGGAAAACATGAACATTCGGGGGTTTCGTAACCGAATGGGGCATATGGTGACATTCATGATGCCCGTATTCATAGAAAGCATTCGGACACCTGAGCGGTTCTTTATCGGAGAGAGCGAGAAGGCCGGTTAAGGTTGAGGTTACAGCTGAGAGATACATGACCTCAATCTTATCTTTACCCTAAGCACAGCTTCATGAAACAAGATATTGATGTTCTCATCCGGGGAGGCAAAGTCTATGACGGCTCGGGCAGTGAAGCCTTTGAGGCTGACATTGCTATTGCCGTGGGCCGAATCGCCTGCGTCTCCTTTCAGCGAGACAGAAATCATGGGAAGGTCGGGACCGTTATCGACGCCGAAGGCCTCTCCGTCTCCCCCGGCTTTATCGATACCCATGCCCATTCAGAATTCACGTTGCTTGCGGACAGCCGGGCCGAAGGAAAGGTGCTTCAGGGTGTCACGACAGAGATTAACGGCAATTGTGGACTATCGGCGGCGCCTCTCTACGGCGAGGCCGCCAGCCATCGGGAGAAAGACCTGAAGGAGCTCGGAATAAGGGAACGGTGGTCAACGTTCAATGAATACTTTGAGATTCTTGAAAGCCGCGGACTCGCTATCAATTTTGCGACACTTACCGGTCACGGAAATCTGAGGGCCTCAGTCGTCGGATATGATGACAGGCGTCCTGACAACCGCGAGTCGGAGCGGATGTGCTCTCTCCTCAAAGAGGCAGTTCAGCAGGGGGCCTTCGGCATTTCGACAGGCCTGATCTATCCGCCCGGCGTGTATGCGGAGACCGATGAGTTGATCTTTCTATCGAAAGGCGTTGCACATCTCATCTACACCTCTCATATGCGGAGTGAAGGGGATGGGGTGATAGAGGCGATCGGTGAGACGATGAAAATAGGAAGGGAATCGGGGATAGCCGTGCATATATCCCACATCAAGACCGGTGGTAAGGAGAACTGGCATAAGATCGATGACGTCCTTTATGCCATCCGGAGCGCACGGGATGAAGGTTTGAAGGTGACCGCTGACAGATATCCCTATACTGCAGCTTCGACTGATCTCGACGCTGTCCTGCCCTCGTGGACCTATGCGGGAGGCTCGGAAGAAGAGTTGAAGAGACTCACCAACAGGGAGGTGAGGGCGAAGATAAAAGGCGAAATCCTTTCATGCCATCCTTCCGTGGATTATTGGGATAGGATCACGGTCTCGTCGGTGAACAGAGAATCAAATAAATGGATGGAGGGGGAACGACTCTCCCTTCTTGCTGAGAAGAAGGGGATGGAGCCTATCGATCTTCTGTTCGACGTCCTCATTGAAGAGAGACTCAGGGTTGGTGCTATCTTCCATTCCATGAACGAAGACAATCTCAGGAGATTTCTTGCTGAGCCCTACCTCATGATCGGTTCAGACAGTTCTGCGCGTTCAACACACGGACCGACCAGGAAGGGTAAGCCTCATCCCAGGGGCTTCGGGAGCTTCCCGAGATTTATCGGACGGTATGCGAGGGACGGGAAAGAAATCAGCATGAGTGAGGCAATCCATAAGACAACCATGCTTCCTGCCGACACCTTTGGCCTCAGGGATAGGGGGCTGATAAAGGAAGGGTTTTATGGTGATCTCGTCATTTTCGACGAAAGCCGGATCACTGACCGGGCCACCTTCGAAGAGCCTTTTCTTGAGCCTCAGGGTGTTATTTACGTCCTTGTAAACGGTGCGCCGATTGTGTGGGAGGGATCTCAGACGGGTCGGAGGCCGGGAAGGGTATTGCGGCATGGGAGGTAAGTATAGGCCTATCATTGGTATCACCCTCGACCGGGAGGAGGAGTTTTTCAGGTCAAAACGGCACTATGCGGAAAGGATCGAGAGGGCAGGTGGATTGCCGCTCCTCATTCCTGACGGGAATGATCCTGCCTCTGTTGCTGAAAGAGTCGACGGTCTGCTCATCCCCGGCGGCGGTGATATCGATCCATCTTATTTCGGAGAAGAACCGCACCCATCGGTGAAGATCGTACCAAGAGAAAGAACCGACTTTGAAATTGCCCTGTTGCGGGCTATCATGATGAAAGGAAAGCCTGTGCTCGGTATCTGCTACGGCATGCAACTGATCAATGTCGCCCTCGGTGGTGATCTTTACCAGGATCTGGAGTCTCAGTTCAAAGCAGCCATTGATCACAGGAAAGGGTTCCACAGGGTCGTCGGAAGGATCTTCTTTCTGGAGGAGGGATTTATGGTCGCCACGTCTCACCATCAGGGTGTCAGGAAACTGGGGAAGGGACTTGATGTGTGCGCTTTTTCAGAAGACCACCTTGTTGAGGCCCTGTGCTTTCCCGGGTATCCCTTCCTTCTCGGTGTACAGTGGCATCCTGAGCGTTCCGATGACGACGCATCCCTGAACCTGCTGAGGTCCTTTGTGGAGAGCGCACATGCCGGTAAATAGATTCTATCTCTTTATGGTCCTCTTCATGATAGCCGTTCTGGGATTCCTGGCATTCGAGATATTCCGGCCCTTCCTGACGGCCATAGCGTGGGCAACGGTCTTCTGCGTTGTTTTCTATCCTGTTTATGCCTTCATCCTGAGGTTTATCAAAGTAAAGGCGATTGCGTCTTTTCTCACCCTCATACTGATTGTTGTCTCGATTATTGGGCCCTTCTCGTATATCTCGTTCTCTCTTGTGAACGAGGTGAGCGATGTCATTGGAAGGGCGGGGACGGAAGATGTGGAGTTCGTGAAGGCGATCAAGTCCGACAGTCGGATCATAACCATTATCGAGCGTATCCAGCCTTATGTCGGTCTCAAAGGCGCGTCAGCAGAGGACATTATCATAAAGAATGCCCGGAAGTTCGGCACGGCGATTGTTGACAAGCTTTCGTCTGGTTTTACGAATATTCTCGGTATGGCAGCCAACTTTGTCATCATGCTCTTCACGAGTTTCTTTCTCTTGAAGGATGGGCCCGGATTTCTCACGAAACTGAGAAATTATCTCCCCTTTTCAGAAGACCAGAAGGACAGGCTTGCCATCCAGACCAAGGATATGATCGTCTCGACAATTTACGGAGGAGTCATCGTGGCGCTGGTGGAGGGCGTTCTTGGCGGCATCGCCTTTGCTCTCCTTAACATCGGTCCGCCTGCGCTCTGGGGGAGCGTCATGGCCCTCGCCTCTTTTGTCCCGATACTGGGGACTGCGATCGTCTGGCTGCCTGCCAGCGTCATCCTCTTATACGAAGGTACGTATATGAAAGGGATCGCCCTCATACTGATCGGTATATTTATCATCAGTTTGGTGGACAGTCTCCTGAAACCTCTGATAATCGGCGGGCGAACAAAGATGCCCACGGTCATCATCTTCTTTACGGTCCTTGGAGGGATAAAGTTTTTTGGTCTCCTGGGACTCATCATGGGGCCTCTCGTCTTTGCCCTGTTTCTGTCGGTCTTCGAAATCTTCAGAACCATGGAAGGGGGCACCGATGCTTGACTGCAGGAAGCCCGGGGGATCTGTGAGGCAAGGGCCTCAGGTCCGCGGACGGTACATGCCATCACGGAAAGTGAGGGGATTGTCCGGCAGAGACGCACAGTGAAGAGTGTCGAAGGCGCGGCAGGGCGCGTGATCTGTTACAAGGGAAAATACTTCGGATCCTTGAGCCCGGGCAAAATATTTGTTCTCCTTCTCCTCCCTTCCCTTTTCTTTGTCTTCTCCTGTTCCTATCAAAATAGACTGAAGGACACTGTTTACTACAGACTGCCTGCGAATCCGTCGACCCTCGATCCGGCACTCATCACCGACGTCAGCGGCGGCACAATCTCTGCAAAGCTTTTTAACGGACTCGTGAGACTGGACGAGAATCTTGCAGTCGTCCCCGACATCGCAGAAAGGTGGAGTGTATCGAAAGACGGTTTGACCTATACCTTCAGATTGATGAGGGGTGTTCGGTTTTCGAATGGCCGTGAGGTGAAGGCTTCTGACTTCAAGTACTCCTTCGAAAGGATATTGAATCCGAAGACACGTTCTCCGAGTACCTGGGTCCTTGAAAAGATCGCGGGGGCAAGGGCCTTTATGGAGGGAAAGGCGAGCGGTCTGTCAGGGGTAAAGGTGATAGATGACTATACCCTCGAAATCGTCGTCGAAAAGCCCTTCACTCCTTTTCTCTTGCTCCTGACCATGCCCCCTGCCTATGTAGTGCCTGAAGAAGAAGTGAGAAGATGGGGACCTGATTTTTCGAGTCATCCTGTCGGTACCGGTCCCTTCATACTTAAAGAATGGCTGCAGAACAGGGAACTGAGGCTTGAAAAGAGAGAAGACTATTTCGGCAATAAAGCTAGGGTCACGGGCATCATCTACCGCATCATAACAGAAGAGCTGACGGTCATGACAGAGTTCGAACTGGGGAATCTCGACGTCATTACGGTGCCGGCTTCGGGAATTGCGAAATACCGGAACGACGTGAAATGGAAAGACCGTATCGAGGCGATTACGGGTGTCAATACGTACTACCTCGGGATGAACTGTTCGAGGCCGCCCTTTGATAATCGGAATGTCAGGAAGGCCATGAACCTCGCCATCGACAGAAAGAAGGTGCTCGATACCTTCTATGAAAAGAGGGGAAGACTCGCAAGGGGACCCGTCCCTGACATGCTTCGGAAATGGGAGATACCGCTGGTTTATGAATATAATCCTGAAAAGGCGAGGGAGATGATACGGCATGAAGGGCTGTCGGGCATTACCATAGAGATTTATGTCACTCCTGACCAGGAAATCGTGGATATGGCGGAACTGATCCAGTCTTACATTAGACGGGCAGGAATGAACGCGGCGATAAAGCAGCTTGAATGGAGCGCATATAGGGAGGCGATCAACAGGGGAGAGGCAGATATGTTCTGGCTGAGCTGGTGGGCAGACTATCCCGATCCCGAGAACTTCCTCTTCCCCCTTTTTCATTCGTCCAACATCGGGCCTGCAGGGAACAGGACGAGGTACAGAAACCCCGCTGTTGACAGGCTGATTGATCTCGGACAAACGGCCGGTAGTGAGGAGGAGAAGAATCGTTATTACGAGAAGGCAGAGAAGATCATCGTCGATGATGCGCCCTGGGTCTTTTTCTGGCATAAGACTGACTATGCCCTGCGGCAGTCCTGGGTCAAAGGGTACAGAATGCAGCCTATTTACAGTATGGACAAGGGGACAGAGATAGAGATTACGCAAGGAAGACCCTAACGTTGCAAACGATGGCAAGGCAGGCATGGATCGAAGCCCTGTACAGGCGATGAGATTCCGGCAATGAGGTACTTCGATGACTTCATCGTAAGTGACCTCCCGCATTGAGCATACAGCGGCAGTCGGCAACCATCAAAGGTATCGCGATACAAGGCTTCTCACCAAACCTGCCTTCCCGAAGAAGATCGTTTTGTGCAACGGGAAGGAAGATAATCAATTATGTCGGATGATTTAGAGGATCAATTTCACAGGGAAATGATTGCTGTCTATCAGAATGCACTCAGGGATTGTACTCAGAAGGCTGCATATTTTCTTCAGATGGTCGGCGGTCAGGGAGGGGTAGAGGTTGCAAAGAAGTTGCTTCAATCAGATGATACCGAGCATGGCTTTACAGCACTCTGGAAATGTGGAAGACTCGATTTAATGGTTGAGCACTTGGTGTTGCAGCCAAAGTATGCCGACTTATTTAGCGATGAAGAAAAAGAAATGGCAAGACATAGGTTAAGAATGCACGGTTATGCCCCGTGAGAAAAATATACAGCCTCCCATTGGGGTATTTTGTTTGCTGGAGGACTTGAAAAGTAGGCACTACCTACGGAGTTTTTGAAACCCGTTTTTTCTCCTCAACTTTTCGATTGAATTTCTCGGAATAAATAATGAACCTGTCGTGAGCTCCTTCTGAGATTTTTTCAATCCCATCATGTGCCTCAATACTGAACGATAACTTCCGTCCCCGGATCTTATCGAGTCTTCCCCTTACCGTTATGGTAAGTCCAGGAGGGGTGGCCGCTGTGTGACTGAAGTTTACATGTATCCCTACTGTTTGCTCCTGTGGGTAGTTCAAATACGGTTTGATAGCTCTGATACATGCCCATTTAAACAGCCCAACCATAAATCCTGTAGCAAAGACCCTCGACATGACCTGAAATTCTTCCGCTTCTGTGTAAAGGTAAGGAACGGTCTTATTTTCGGGAACGGTATATCTGAACTCAAAAGTAAGCCCTTCTTTCAACGATTCTTTCATATTCGGTTTCCTTCTTCAGTATTTGACATGATTATGCCATCTGAGTTGTAATAAGTACAATTATTAACAGTCTCAAAATAATATTTACA is a window encoding:
- a CDS encoding NifU family protein; the protein is MLREKVEEVLEKIRYGLKSEGGDIELVDIKGDVLYVRLKGSCSTCPMSYLTMKNWVESNIKKDIPEITSVQTV
- a CDS encoding N-acetylmuramoyl-L-alanine amidase, which encodes MKNITHRKEISHFFLFFVLVSLSLFSFCLSLVEAAEKVSVKDIRSWSSQGYTRVVVELSSPVEFTKNRLSNPDRLYFDLRHAKITREIKTRLPVGDGTLRVIRAGQFDGDTVRIVLDLETIENYKAFYLDDPNKLIIDVYAKRPAERVVLSRKVIVLDPGHGGHDSGAIGRNGLQEKDVVLDIALKVRELLAAEPNLEIVLTRETDVFIPLPERTAMAMKRDADLFVSIHANASPNRAARGIETYLLNWTNQEEAIRVSARENYISVRTMKDRMEKFRRDNELDIIKSDLRRQHNNEESVALANYVQNALYTDVSKVHKRTANLGVKGALFFVLFGIEMPSILTEVSFISNPEEEKLLSTESYRLALANSIASGIKIYLSSLSPTQKIASSKPSAQKIAYSRKR
- a CDS encoding CbiQ family ECF transporter T component, which encodes MVLIVLYVLLAASLFFVSSLFYHTAVAASVSFFLLFIPFGRVRGGFIPICLFLVFTFCGNLFFHHGRILYDNGIFSITDEGLAIAEIRTLRVFSMIYGAKIITSVLSVDEMISGMDRLLGPLEKTGIPVKEFFAIMGLTMKSFPLLTAHLSKTYREERENMNIRGFRNRMGHMVTFMMPVFIESIRTPERFFIGESEKAG
- a CDS encoding D-aminoacylase, encoding MKQDIDVLIRGGKVYDGSGSEAFEADIAIAVGRIACVSFQRDRNHGKVGTVIDAEGLSVSPGFIDTHAHSEFTLLADSRAEGKVLQGVTTEINGNCGLSAAPLYGEAASHREKDLKELGIRERWSTFNEYFEILESRGLAINFATLTGHGNLRASVVGYDDRRPDNRESERMCSLLKEAVQQGAFGISTGLIYPPGVYAETDELIFLSKGVAHLIYTSHMRSEGDGVIEAIGETMKIGRESGIAVHISHIKTGGKENWHKIDDVLYAIRSARDEGLKVTADRYPYTAASTDLDAVLPSWTYAGGSEEELKRLTNREVRAKIKGEILSCHPSVDYWDRITVSSVNRESNKWMEGERLSLLAEKKGMEPIDLLFDVLIEERLRVGAIFHSMNEDNLRRFLAEPYLMIGSDSSARSTHGPTRKGKPHPRGFGSFPRFIGRYARDGKEISMSEAIHKTTMLPADTFGLRDRGLIKEGFYGDLVIFDESRITDRATFEEPFLEPQGVIYVLVNGAPIVWEGSQTGRRPGRVLRHGR
- a CDS encoding gamma-glutamyl-gamma-aminobutyrate hydrolase family protein (Members of this family of hydrolases with an active site Cys residue belong to MEROPS family C26.) — protein: MGGKYRPIIGITLDREEEFFRSKRHYAERIERAGGLPLLIPDGNDPASVAERVDGLLIPGGGDIDPSYFGEEPHPSVKIVPRERTDFEIALLRAIMMKGKPVLGICYGMQLINVALGGDLYQDLESQFKAAIDHRKGFHRVVGRIFFLEEGFMVATSHHQGVRKLGKGLDVCAFSEDHLVEALCFPGYPFLLGVQWHPERSDDDASLNLLRSFVESAHAGK
- a CDS encoding AI-2E family transporter — protein: MPVNRFYLFMVLFMIAVLGFLAFEIFRPFLTAIAWATVFCVVFYPVYAFILRFIKVKAIASFLTLILIVVSIIGPFSYISFSLVNEVSDVIGRAGTEDVEFVKAIKSDSRIITIIERIQPYVGLKGASAEDIIIKNARKFGTAIVDKLSSGFTNILGMAANFVIMLFTSFFLLKDGPGFLTKLRNYLPFSEDQKDRLAIQTKDMIVSTIYGGVIVALVEGVLGGIAFALLNIGPPALWGSVMALASFVPILGTAIVWLPASVILLYEGTYMKGIALILIGIFIISLVDSLLKPLIIGGRTKMPTVIIFFTVLGGIKFFGLLGLIMGPLVFALFLSVFEIFRTMEGGTDA
- a CDS encoding ABC transporter substrate-binding protein, translated to MKSVEGAAGRVICYKGKYFGSLSPGKIFVLLLLPSLFFVFSCSYQNRLKDTVYYRLPANPSTLDPALITDVSGGTISAKLFNGLVRLDENLAVVPDIAERWSVSKDGLTYTFRLMRGVRFSNGREVKASDFKYSFERILNPKTRSPSTWVLEKIAGARAFMEGKASGLSGVKVIDDYTLEIVVEKPFTPFLLLLTMPPAYVVPEEEVRRWGPDFSSHPVGTGPFILKEWLQNRELRLEKREDYFGNKARVTGIIYRIITEELTVMTEFELGNLDVITVPASGIAKYRNDVKWKDRIEAITGVNTYYLGMNCSRPPFDNRNVRKAMNLAIDRKKVLDTFYEKRGRLARGPVPDMLRKWEIPLVYEYNPEKAREMIRHEGLSGITIEIYVTPDQEIVDMAELIQSYIRRAGMNAAIKQLEWSAYREAINRGEADMFWLSWWADYPDPENFLFPLFHSSNIGPAGNRTRYRNPAVDRLIDLGQTAGSEEEKNRYYEKAEKIIVDDAPWVFFWHKTDYALRQSWVKGYRMQPIYSMDKGTEIEITQGRP
- a CDS encoding thioesterase family protein; this translates as MKESLKEGLTFEFRYTVPENKTVPYLYTEAEEFQVMSRVFATGFMVGLFKWACIRAIKPYLNYPQEQTVGIHVNFSHTAATPPGLTITVRGRLDKIRGRKLSFSIEAHDGIEKISEGAHDRFIIYSEKFNRKVEEKKRVSKTP